Genomic window (Lycium barbarum isolate Lr01 chromosome 2, ASM1917538v2, whole genome shotgun sequence):
TTTCTGAAGAATACATACATTTAGGTTGTTGCACGAAAAGTTCAAGATGTCTTGATTTCATTTTCTGAAGACTCTGAAATTCTAACTTGTATGAACTTTGAACATTATATTCACTAGCATATTATCTTGGCAAAAGTTTTTTGATGTCGTAAGTGGTAGTAACAGCTGCTAACTTTATAAGAGATCCAAAAGATAGAGATAACTTATATCACCTAATGGAGGAAGTAGTTCCATTGTCATGCCAGAAGCAGCACATTCCTGCTAGAAAATTTTCATTCAATGGATGCTCCAAAGATCTGTGGGCTGCAGTACGAGACGGGTGTGTAGCTGATGTTGATTCTTCTTTGGCATTCCTTAAGAAGAGTGGAGGAAATATCAATTTAAGGAATGCCTTTGGCCTTACACCTCTTCATATCGCAACCTGGAGAAATCACATCCCAATAGTTAAGAGGCTCCTTGCTGCTGGTGCAGACGCTAATGCTAGGGTGTGTTAGGCTTCTGATCCTTTAGATCAATATTATAATGTCATTTATACGTGCATACTGACTTGTTGCTCTGATAATTTTAGCCGTCACATGATAGGGTATTATTTACTTAAATTCCTTTTTtgcttttccctccatttctccttttttggaaaatattttggCATGTTTCTTAGATGAGGTGGACAATGCTCTAAAACATCAGCGTATTCATGGCGTAGCTATTCGTTTGCTTGTTTTTAAGTTCATGCCTTCTCATATGGCTAATTTGGCAAATGTTCTGACGGTGAACTCTGTTTTCTCTCTTATGGTACTTTGAAAAATATTCTGGCCGTGGTGTTTTTGTCTTTTCTAAGTCTTTGCGAAACATCATGTGATTTTGAGTTGGTAACCATGGAGCGATATTTGGTGTATCGTACCAACCATGTGTGTTCGTGGACGTCTTTCTTGGGGATTTGTTCAGGTAAGCTACTACAACTAGGGGtgaaaactgaaaaaaaaaactgcattTTCTATTGCATTTGTGGAGATCAATGTAACTTGAAATATTGTAGGGTCTTATTTGAGCTCACTATTAAATAACATGTGTCCTTAATGTTGTATAAAGATTGTTTTCATGACAAGTTAGAAGAGAAAAATATGTCACAATCTAGATAAGGTTCAGAAATAAAACGCAGAAGGATCGTGCAGTATTTCTTATTAGTACAGTACAATGGTTATGGACCTCTGACCTAAAAAGAAAATGTTATCAATTTCCAAAGATGTCAGTCTTTCAATTCGATCTTGTCTGTTTAGAAAAGCTCGATGTACATTTGCCTTATGAAGTCTATGTTTAGCCTATCAGGATGGGGAATCAGGATGGAGTAGCCTTCATCGCGCCCTGCATTTTGGTCATCTTGCTGTTGCTAGCATCCTTCTACAGTCTGGTGCTTCTATCACTCTGGAAGACACCAAATCTAGAACTCCCATTGATTTGTTGTCAGGACCTGATTTGCAGGGCATTGAAAAGAATAATTCAGGTAGATATGAAGACATTTCAATTTCTATAACTCTCGATAATTCCTTTAGAAGTGGATGGGTTGACTTTTGTCgtttgtatgttttttttttttttcccttttagcTGCTTCGGAGGTTTTAAGTTGGGGCAGTGGTGTGAATTATCAACTGGGGACTGGAAATGCGCACATTCAAAAGTTACCCTGTAAAGTTGATTCTCTCCATGGGTCAGTCATCAATTTGGTTTCTGCCGCAAAATTTCATAGTGCCGCCGTCACTGCCCGCGGAGAACTCTATAGTTGGGGTTTTGGACGAGGTGGCCGTCTTGGACACCCTGACTTTGATATACATAGGTAAACTGAATATGAGGAAAGGTTTTGACTTTTCCGAACAGTCCAGCAATATGTTTTTTCTGTGTATAGAGAGGGATGTAGTGCATAATATGTTATCGTGCAATATCAAACATTTATTAGGAAGAATTACCATATTATTTTGCTGAACagtactctctctgtttcaatttgtatgtcttactttcctttttaatttgtttaaaaaaGGAATGCCTcgttttatatttagtaactcttTAAATCCAATATCCTATGGCTTaattaagaccacaagattcaaagggcattttggtacattacacacatctttagtttaagaccgcAAGATTAAAAAGTCTCCCATATTCTTAAATAAATCTGTGCCTAGTTAAACAAAGACACTTTAATTGAAGCCGAGTGGTTAGTTTTAAATCTTATATTTTTCAATGTGATAATTTTGTGCTTCATTGCTCTCTATGTTCTTCAACACTGCTACCTAGAGTTTGTTGTGATAGTAGTATAGGTGCCTTCATCGTATCAAGCATCAACTGTATGTGGTAATGTATATTCTTTCTTCTTATTCTTCCAGTGGCCAAGCTGCTGTAATAACTCCACGGCAGGTGATCTCTGGTTTAGGGGCACGTCGAGTGAAAGCTGTCGCTGCAGCTAAACATCACACTGTTATTGCAACAGAGGCTGGAGAAGTTTTCACTTGGGGTTCCAACAGAGGTAAATGTTTTTCTGATTTTCGTATCATGATATTTACCAACTGTCAGTTATCCCAAGCAGCTAATACTGCTGGAAAATGTTTATGTCCTTGATGTTATTTTAGGTGTATCAAAATTGTCACGCTTCCTCGTGGGCTGTAATATAGTGCGTAGGAACTAGTATTTGTAACGAGTGTCCTTGCAGTTAATGTGTTTTTGGCTTTCATGCCTAGTGCATATTGATTGATTTGGTGATGATGCACAGAGGGTCAACTTGGGTATACTTCTGTAGATACTCAACCTACACCTCGTAGAGTGAGTTCGCTGAGGTCAAAAGTAGTTGCTGTAGCCGCAGCAAACAAGCACACTGCTGTAGTTTCTGACTTGGGTGAGGTTTTCACCTGGGGATGCAATAAGGAGGGTCAGCTAGGCTACGGAACATCTAACTCGGCTTCTAACTATGCTCCAAGGGTTGTTGAGTATCTGAAGGGAAAGTCCTTTGTTGGAGTTGCTGCAGCTAAGTATCACACAATTGTTCTTGGATCTGATGGAGAGGTTTTCACTTGGGGTCACCGGCTTGTTACTCCAAAGAGAGTTGTGATTGGCCGGAGCCTAAAAAAGATGGGCAACATCCCGTTGAAGTTTCATCGTAAGGAACGTCTTCATGTGGTTGCAATAGCTGCCGGGACTACACATAGTATGGCGCTTACAGAGGATGGCACGTTATTTTATTGGGTGTCATCTGATCCTGATCTGCGTTGTCAACAGGTTTTAGCTGCTGTCAATATTGTGTATACTGTTTCTAGCACTTCGTGAATAAGTCTAACATATCTTAATTATTTGTAGTTATATTCACTATGTGGCACAAATGTAGCGTGCATCTCTGCTGGGAAATATTGGACAGCAGCTGTTACTGTGACAGGTGATGTGTATATGTGGGATGGGAAGAAAGGGAAGGAGAAACCTCCCGCTTTAACTCGGTTACATGGGGTTAAAAAGGCAACTTCAATTTCTGTTGGGGAGACCCATTTGTTGATCATTACTTCTCTATATCATCCTGGTTACCCACCTAATATGTTGAAGAATCCTTCTATGCTCAAGCAGAAGATGAAAAGTGATACAGATGAACTCAATGAGGTTTTTATGTTTGATGAGGTTGAGTCAGAGGAAGCTCTCTTCATCTCAGAAAAAGAAAATGTCAAAAACAAGACTGTACCAACCTTAAAGAGCCTTTGTGAGACGGTGGCTGCAGAGCATTTGGTGGAGCCGCGGAATGCGATTCAACTGCTGGAAATTTCGGATTCACTAGGGGCAGAAGATCTAAGGAAACACTGCGAGGTATATTCTTGTTGACTCCTGTATGCTCTATTTGTGATCCTTTGTTAAAGAGAAGTTATGATGTAGCCGCAACTGTGTTCCGTAGTTCTATTTGCTAAAAGATTTGAGGATTGGGTTCTTGTTCTCCATTATAATTACTGTTGGTTGTTTCTATTAAGATAAAACAAAATGAGGCATCAGTCTATCTCTTGCTTCTCAATGTTCTGTTCCTTCTTTTCGCTTCTCTTTGGTTGCTACTAGAGCCATGTGTATGCAGGGGGTTTGGTTCTCTGTCCTTTGTAGTTATTCCATCTACAATAATACATGGCTAACAAAAAAAATTGCTTGGAAATCTACATGTTTTAAGAGTCGTGACTGATCCAATATTTGTTCACTGGGAGACAGATTTGTCAATATAATCTAACTCAAAAAATGTGAGATTGTTAACTGAAATATTATCTTCGTTCAGACTATCATCAAAATTAACAAGTACAATAAACAATAGATAAAAGCTATTACCAACTCCCAGAACAAAAACCCAAGAATAGGAAAACAGTGAAGATGCTGAACTCAAAAAAGGACATGCATAGTAATGAAATCTGAAAGCATGGCCAAAAGAAAAGGTCGTATTATATATGTTTACTGTCCTAGTTTCCTTCTGATGTAACAGTCACTTAATTGAAAGGTTTCGTTTGAAGTAAAACGTGGACAGGCTTCAAGTAAAGGTTAAAACTTGTTGTCTTATCCACTTTTGTCATTCCTAATGCATATTGTTTTTTGCTACAGGCCCAGCCCACTTTTAATTGTTATGCTTTTGActtaaaatttggtggtggattGGATTGTAATTTGGTGTAAAACATGATATAAAtacaaataaaataattgagCTCAATTCTTGTGTATTCGCTATAATTGGTAGTCTTTATATTCTACAATCTCTGATTTAACTTTTCaacctttttcttttaattttaatatcTTACCTGATTAGTGTGCAGAGATTTGTAATTTGCTGTCGGGCCCATTAGTAGGTTATAGGTGCTTCCTATATTACTTATCATTCAATACTATTTTATGGATAGCTCTTACAGAAGCTATGTGGAATTCTTTTGCAGGATATTGCAATCCGCAATCTTGATTATATATTTACAGTCTCAGGCCATGCAGTGGCAAATACTTCACTTGACGTGTTGGTCATGATTGAGAAAGTGTGGGATATGAAGTCATCTGAACCCTGGAGTTATCGCCGGCTTCCAACTCCTACTGCCCCTTTCCCTGCCATAATATATAATGAAGAAGATAATGATGATATTGAGTCTCTTAGGACGCGTGACAGCTGTAAAAACAGGCCAATGTTGAGACAGGAGGGAGAACAGAGATTAGATAACTTTCTACAGTCTGATGAAATGAAAGAAGGGGTTCTGAAACAGGTACGAGCTTTGAGGAAAAAGTTGCAGCAGATTGAGATGCTTGAAGAGAAGCAATTAAAGGGGCAGACTCTTGATGACCAGCAAATTGCTAAGCTTCAGACGAGGTCAGCATTGGAGAAGTCACTTGCTGAGCTTGGTGTCCCAGTAGAAACGCTCCAATCAACAGTATCATCCTCTGTTCTTGCTGATGGAAAAGGGAGTAATAAAATGGACGTACCTAAGAAGCAAAGGAGAAAGAGCAAACAAAAGGCAGCACCAGTGGAGGTATCATCCAGTAAGTGTGAAAGTGCTGAACCCAGCCCCAAAAAGGGTGCCTCAAGTGTTCAAATTCCTGAAGTCCAGTATGAGGTGAACTTTTATCCTTTTGTATTTGTTCAATCCCTTGGTGATTAGAAGACAGTAAACTATCTTCCATGTCCAGTTATACCTATTTAAAAGTATCATCCACTTTTTAAGATTTTTCATTTTAAGATGTTGAAGGGTAATGATCTGAGGAAGAGTGAAAAGTGAGAAATATCTTTTGATAGATTAAGATGATCAGGTTGATTAGTGTTAGATTATTGGTTACAGGAGTGCCTGGTTTGCTGCTGTATGTTTCTATTTTATATTGAGGAGCAGCAGATTGCTGATAAAAATGTCAGATTTGCTATATGACTACTTTTTAAGGTCTAATTACTGAATCCGGTTATGTGACTTTATCTGTATCACCACTGATTTCAGGTGGTATTATTATGAGCCTTTTTGTGGTCTCTTAACAATTCATTTCAGCAAAACCCCAGTGCTGTTTATACATGGAAGCTGCTCTGATTGGATCATTGAACTgattttcttcttgattttgacTGGGGAAATGGTTGCTTCTTAATAGTTCTCTTCCAATTGTAGGATGACCACAAAGGTTTGGAAGGAGCTGCAGTCAATCAAGATGCAAAAGATTCTCCCTTTGTCATCAAGAGAGACCTTGGGAACACCCTTAATAGTAACGGATCATCAGCTGTAgcatcaaaaaagaaaaatagaaaaggTGGACTCTCCATGTTTCTAAGTGGTGCTCTTGATGATGTTCCCAAAGTTGTAGTTCCACCACCAGTTTTGCAAAAAAGTGAAGGCCCTGCTTGGGGTGGTGCTAAGGTCAAGAAAGGCTCTGCATCTCTTCGAGAAATACAGGATGAGCAGAGCAAAGTAATAGATACAAAGTCCTTGAAGCTCAGAGACCCAGTAGAAGACCCCTCTGGTGACAGTAGTGGTGGTAAATTACGGTTGAGTTCTTTTTTACAGTCCAGCCCAATACCCATGTCACAAACACCATCTGTCTCTGATGTGGAAAAGAACACCCCTCCCTGGGCTGCCTCCGGGACGCCTCCTCTTGTACGTCTCTCTCTTAGGGACATCCAACAGCAGCAGGTTGGTTATTCTCTACCTCCCTGGGCCAAATGTAGACTGTGCATGGGTTTGCAGAAAGAGAATTTAGACTTCTGAACATCGATATTGCATAATACTATCTGTTTGTGTACATTGTATTCCAGTTGTCTTGTGTGCCTGGTCGATTATGCTGTTTGTTTGTTTACCTATACAGTTAACAAAGGCCCTTTTGTCTAGTAGAGTAACTATTTGGTCTGTGATAAAAAGGCAACTGGAAATTGCTCATGTTCCTGATAGGAATGCTAAAATCCTTGTCCTTAGTTTTTTGTCTATCTTCATCTTCGAATCTGCACTTCTTAGCCTTGTAATCTCTCAATGTTCTCTTTTATATTTTGCTTAGAAAATTGTTTCAAGTTTCACTTGATTTGAGGTTTGGAACCCAATGGTTAAGTAAACTATTGAAGGATTTCCTAGGAATATGCACAAGCAGCCGGTTTCTAGCTAATTATCTGTTTTAATTTGTTGGTCAATGTATAACTGCACTTGAATTCAGAATCCCTAATCCATACATGTCTTTTGTTCccgacataatttttttttatctgccTAATCTTTTTCTGTAGGGAAAGCTACCGTTGGCTCTCTCTCACAGCCCAAAGACGAAAACTACTGGCTTCTCTGTGATGACGGGTCAAGGCTCACCATCAGAAACTAGTTGTCCAAGTCGCTGGTTCAAACCAGAAATTGAGACACCTTCGTCTCTACGTTCAATTCAGATAGAGGAAAGGGCTATCAAGGACCTAAAACGGTTTTATAGCAATGTTAGGATAGTTAAAAACCAGTCCTGAGAATGCCAAATAGTTTTTGGCAATATCCCTGCAAAAGCCTAATTAGAAAAAGGTTTTAAGAGTGCCAAGACAGTTTGACGTTCT
Coding sequences:
- the LOC132626594 gene encoding uncharacterized protein LOC132626594 isoform X2, with the translated sequence MERYLVYRTNHVCSWTSFLGICSAYQDGESGWSSLHRALHFGHLAVASILLQSGASITLEDTKSRTPIDLLSGPDLQGIEKNNSAASEVLSWGSGVNYQLGTGNAHIQKLPCKVDSLHGSVINLVSAAKFHSAAVTARGELYSWGFGRGGRLGHPDFDIHSGQAAVITPRQVISGLGARRVKAVAAAKHHTVIATEAGEVFTWGSNREGQLGYTSVDTQPTPRRVSSLRSKVVAVAAANKHTAVVSDLGEVFTWGCNKEGQLGYGTSNSASNYAPRVVEYLKGKSFVGVAAAKYHTIVLGSDGEVFTWGHRLVTPKRVVIGRSLKKMGNIPLKFHRKERLHVVAIAAGTTHSMALTEDGTLFYWVSSDPDLRCQQLYSLCGTNVACISAGKYWTAAVTVTGDVYMWDGKKGKEKPPALTRLHGVKKATSISVGETHLLIITSLYHPGYPPNMLKNPSMLKQKMKSDTDELNEVFMFDEVESEEALFISEKENVKNKTVPTLKSLCETVAAEHLVEPRNAIQLLEISDSLGAEDLRKHCEDIAIRNLDYIFTVSGHAVANTSLDVLVMIEKVWDMKSSEPWSYRRLPTPTAPFPAIIYNEEDNDDIESLRTRDSCKNRPMLRQEGEQRLDNFLQSDEMKEGVLKQVRALRKKLQQIEMLEEKQLKGQTLDDQQIAKLQTRSALEKSLAELGVPVETLQSTVSSSVLADGKGSNKMDVPKKQRRKSKQKAAPVEVSSSKCESAEPSPKKGASSVQIPEVQYEDDHKGLEGAAVNQDAKDSPFVIKRDLGNTLNSNGSSAVASKKKNRKGGLSMFLSGALDDVPKVVVPPPVLQKSEGPAWGGAKVKKGSASLREIQDEQSKVIDTKSLKLRDPVEDPSGDSSGGKLRLSSFLQSSPIPMSQTPSVSDVEKNTPPWAASGTPPLVRLSLRDIQQQQGKLPLALSHSPKTKTTGFSVMTGQGSPSETSCPSRWFKPEIETPSSLRSIQIEERAIKDLKRFYSNVRIVKNQS
- the LOC132626594 gene encoding uncharacterized protein LOC132626594 isoform X1, with translation MEEVVPLSCQKQHIPARKFSFNGCSKDLWAAVRDGCVADVDSSLAFLKKSGGNINLRNAFGLTPLHIATWRNHIPIVKRLLAAGADANARDGESGWSSLHRALHFGHLAVASILLQSGASITLEDTKSRTPIDLLSGPDLQGIEKNNSAASEVLSWGSGVNYQLGTGNAHIQKLPCKVDSLHGSVINLVSAAKFHSAAVTARGELYSWGFGRGGRLGHPDFDIHSGQAAVITPRQVISGLGARRVKAVAAAKHHTVIATEAGEVFTWGSNREGQLGYTSVDTQPTPRRVSSLRSKVVAVAAANKHTAVVSDLGEVFTWGCNKEGQLGYGTSNSASNYAPRVVEYLKGKSFVGVAAAKYHTIVLGSDGEVFTWGHRLVTPKRVVIGRSLKKMGNIPLKFHRKERLHVVAIAAGTTHSMALTEDGTLFYWVSSDPDLRCQQLYSLCGTNVACISAGKYWTAAVTVTGDVYMWDGKKGKEKPPALTRLHGVKKATSISVGETHLLIITSLYHPGYPPNMLKNPSMLKQKMKSDTDELNEVFMFDEVESEEALFISEKENVKNKTVPTLKSLCETVAAEHLVEPRNAIQLLEISDSLGAEDLRKHCEDIAIRNLDYIFTVSGHAVANTSLDVLVMIEKVWDMKSSEPWSYRRLPTPTAPFPAIIYNEEDNDDIESLRTRDSCKNRPMLRQEGEQRLDNFLQSDEMKEGVLKQVRALRKKLQQIEMLEEKQLKGQTLDDQQIAKLQTRSALEKSLAELGVPVETLQSTVSSSVLADGKGSNKMDVPKKQRRKSKQKAAPVEVSSSKCESAEPSPKKGASSVQIPEVQYEDDHKGLEGAAVNQDAKDSPFVIKRDLGNTLNSNGSSAVASKKKNRKGGLSMFLSGALDDVPKVVVPPPVLQKSEGPAWGGAKVKKGSASLREIQDEQSKVIDTKSLKLRDPVEDPSGDSSGGKLRLSSFLQSSPIPMSQTPSVSDVEKNTPPWAASGTPPLVRLSLRDIQQQQGKLPLALSHSPKTKTTGFSVMTGQGSPSETSCPSRWFKPEIETPSSLRSIQIEERAIKDLKRFYSNVRIVKNQS